Proteins found in one Megalobrama amblycephala isolate DHTTF-2021 linkage group LG5, ASM1881202v1, whole genome shotgun sequence genomic segment:
- the pla2g4f.2 gene encoding cytosolic phospholipase A2 delta isoform X1 — protein MLKKEFMPYWNLSVTVLRGKFNQSFDVLSKCDCYVILKLPTACACCHRTKTVKNSDTPKWNETFRFRVHSGVKNILEFHIFDADKLTKDDYFSTILFDINNLTPGQKQTKCFISDDKKKSELWVEFEMTESSEKPEPYFSNGVLMAGPFCALDVKVQKRLKTKAEKSMMLKLRGAYKEDCMISSSVENPSGTQTICYYINRDLETEFSLIPPKAGAEVDGTNPKTADILSSVSVKPLPAKQQIKLSMPVGQGEVDLQLNTEGRYDEQLDVRLGFDIPMEEKNFLVKRRKVVSQALQKALNLSSAPEPSKVPLVAVVCSGGGTRAMTSTFGGLRALQKLQLLDAVSYITGVSGSTWTMAYLYNDANWSNNDLNGVMESVKKEISKSVFSIFSPEQLHHYKEKMEERAKEGHLVSLVDMWGLAIEYLIQGKKKLGTLSDQQMALSKGQNPLPIYPALNMKNGKTGSIIETEWCEFTPYEVGFTKYGAFVPAQNFGSEYYLGHMVKKLPEPGIYTQLGIWSSIFSFSLTQLWSIVTGVIPSWASKIGEEVNHTDTDDKPTTSDTLQVSPMTDLAKKLSNFLTCRPIISQVFNFLRGFHLHRNYCENSDFTAWKDTHPDAFPNSLTPSDATLGLVDSAFVLKSGFPPVLRSNRHADVILSLNYAWDPDHFKAIKQTQEYCADRKIPFPKIDYKKLESEPIKEVYVFEDKDNPEAPIVLHFPMVNISFKQFKAPGVKREGKAEMKEGDFDIDFNSMFCPFATHNLTYQPEDFQKLSNLATYNILNNKDVIFNTLNKVLKRNMERIPVTKASKF, from the exons ATGCTGAAG AAAGAGTTTATGCCATACTGGAACCTGAGTGTCACAGTGTTGCGAGGAAAATTCAATCAGTCATTCGACGTTT TGTCTAAATGTGACTGCTACGTCATCTTAAAGTTACCCACGGCCTGTGCCTGCTGCCATCGCACCAAGACTGTGAAAAATAGTGACACACCAAAATGGAATGAAACATTCCGTTTCAGAGTGCACAGTGGTGTCAAG AACATTCTGGAATTCCACATTTTTGATGCTGACAAGTTAACGAAAGATGACTACTTCTCCACCATCCTATTCGACATCAATAATCTCACACCTGgacaaaagcaaacaaaatgCTTCATTTCAGATGATAAG aaaaagaGTGAGCTGTGGGTGGAGTTTGAGATGACAGAGAG ctCTGAGAAGCCTGAACCATACTTCTCTAATGGAGTGCTGATg gCAGGCCCATTCTGTGCATTGGATGTGAAGGTGCAAAAACGTCTAAAGACTAaag CAGAGAAGAGCATGATGTTAAAACTGCGAGGCGCATATAAGGAAGACTGTATGATCTCGAGCTCTGTGGAAAACCCCAGCGGCACACAGACTATATGCTACTACATCAACCGAGACCTGGAGACTGAGTTTAGTCTCATCCCTCCAAAA GCTGGGGCGGAAGTGGATGGGACAAATCCAAAGACTGCAGACATTCTGTCATCTGTCTCTGTAAAACCTTTACCAGCCAAACAGCAGATTAAACTCTCCATGCCTGTCGGACAG GGTGAAGTGGATCTGCAGCTAAACACAGAGGGCCG CTATGATGAACAGTTGGATGTGCGTCTGGGTTTTGATATTCCAATGGAAGAAAAGAATTTTCTGGTGAAGAGACGAAAAGTCGTGTCACAAGCTCTTCAGAAAGCTCTGAATCTCAGCTCTGCACCTGAACCCAGCAAG GTCCCATTGGTGGCTGTGGTGTGTTCTGGAGGCGGGACCAGAGCAATGACTAGCACATTTGGAGGCCTAAGAGCCCTGCAAAAACTCCAACTTCTTGATGCAGTCAGCTACATCACAGGGGTTTCTGGCTCCACCTG GACTATGGCTTATCTTTATAATGATGCTAACTGGTCAAACAATGACCTAAATGGGGTTATGGAGTCTGTGAAGAAGGAGATCTCTAAAAGTGTGTTCAGTATATTTTCCCCTGAGCAGCTACATCACTACAAAGAGAAGATGGAAGAGAGAGCGAAAGAAGGACACCTTGTATCTCTCGTCGACATGTGGGGTCTGGCTATAGAGTATCTCATCCAGGGGAAG AAAAAATTGGGTACACTATCTgaccagcagatggcactatCAAAGGGCCAGAATCCTCTACCCATCTACCCAGCTCTCAACATGAAGAATGGCAAGACAGGAAGTATCATAGAGACTG AATGGTGCGAGTTCACCCCATATGAGGTCGGATTTACCAAGTATGGTGCCTTCGTACCTGCACAAAACTTTGGGAGTGAATATTACCTCGGCCACATGGTCAAGAAACTCCCTGAACCTGGGATATACACTCAACTGG GGATATGGAGCAGTATTTTCTCTTTCAGTCTGACTCAGCTGTGGAGTATTGTGACTGGAGTGATCCCATCTTGGGCCAGCAAGATTGGAGAAGAAGTGAACCACACAG ACACAGACGACAAGCCAACAACGTCGGACACGCTTCAGGTCAGCCCTATGACTGACTTGGCAAAAAAGCTGAGCAACTTTTTGACCTGCCGCCCCATTATTAGCCAAGTGTTCAACTTCCTGAGAGGCTTCCACCTGCACAGGAATTACTGTGAGAACAGTGACTTCACCGCATGGAAAG ACACACACCCAGATGCCTTCCCGAACTCTCTGACACCATCAGATGCCACACTTGGCCTGGTGGACTCTGCTTTTGTCCTCAAGTCTGGATTCCCTCCTGTGTTACGGTCTAACAGACATGCGGACGTCATTCTGTCCCTGAACTACGCTTGGGACCCAGACCACTTCAAG GCCATTAAGCAAACTCAGGAGTACTGCGCTGATCGCAAGATTCCATTTCCGAAGATCGATTACAAAAAGTTGGAGTCTGAGCCGATTAAGGAAGTTTATGTGTTTGAAGATAAAGACAATCCAGAAGCTCCCATAGTGCTTCACTTTCCCATGGTCAACATCTCATTCAAACAGTTCAAAGCTCCTG GAGTGAAGAGAGAGGGTAAGGCGGAGATGAAGGAAGGAGATTTTGATATTGACTTCAATAGTATGTTCTGTCCATTCGCCACTCACAACCTTACCTACCAGCCGGAAGACTTCCAGAAGCTGTCCAACCTCGCCACCTACAACATTCTGAACAACAAAGACGTCATTTTCAACACGCTGAACAAAGTGCTTAAGAGAAACATGGAGAGAATTCCTGTTACAAAGGCATCAAAATTTTGA
- the pla2g4f.2 gene encoding cytosolic phospholipase A2 delta isoform X2 → MLKKEFMPYWNLSVTVLRGKFNQSFDVLSKCDCYVILKLPTACACCHRTKTVKNSDTPKWNETFRFRVHSGVKNILEFHIFDADKLTKDDYFSTILFDINNLTPGQKQTKCFISDDKKKSELWVEFEMTESSEKPEPYFSNGVLMAGPFCALDVKVQKRLKTKEKSMMLKLRGAYKEDCMISSSVENPSGTQTICYYINRDLETEFSLIPPKAGAEVDGTNPKTADILSSVSVKPLPAKQQIKLSMPVGQGEVDLQLNTEGRYDEQLDVRLGFDIPMEEKNFLVKRRKVVSQALQKALNLSSAPEPSKVPLVAVVCSGGGTRAMTSTFGGLRALQKLQLLDAVSYITGVSGSTWTMAYLYNDANWSNNDLNGVMESVKKEISKSVFSIFSPEQLHHYKEKMEERAKEGHLVSLVDMWGLAIEYLIQGKKKLGTLSDQQMALSKGQNPLPIYPALNMKNGKTGSIIETEWCEFTPYEVGFTKYGAFVPAQNFGSEYYLGHMVKKLPEPGIYTQLGIWSSIFSFSLTQLWSIVTGVIPSWASKIGEEVNHTDTDDKPTTSDTLQVSPMTDLAKKLSNFLTCRPIISQVFNFLRGFHLHRNYCENSDFTAWKDTHPDAFPNSLTPSDATLGLVDSAFVLKSGFPPVLRSNRHADVILSLNYAWDPDHFKAIKQTQEYCADRKIPFPKIDYKKLESEPIKEVYVFEDKDNPEAPIVLHFPMVNISFKQFKAPGVKREGKAEMKEGDFDIDFNSMFCPFATHNLTYQPEDFQKLSNLATYNILNNKDVIFNTLNKVLKRNMERIPVTKASKF, encoded by the exons ATGCTGAAG AAAGAGTTTATGCCATACTGGAACCTGAGTGTCACAGTGTTGCGAGGAAAATTCAATCAGTCATTCGACGTTT TGTCTAAATGTGACTGCTACGTCATCTTAAAGTTACCCACGGCCTGTGCCTGCTGCCATCGCACCAAGACTGTGAAAAATAGTGACACACCAAAATGGAATGAAACATTCCGTTTCAGAGTGCACAGTGGTGTCAAG AACATTCTGGAATTCCACATTTTTGATGCTGACAAGTTAACGAAAGATGACTACTTCTCCACCATCCTATTCGACATCAATAATCTCACACCTGgacaaaagcaaacaaaatgCTTCATTTCAGATGATAAG aaaaagaGTGAGCTGTGGGTGGAGTTTGAGATGACAGAGAG ctCTGAGAAGCCTGAACCATACTTCTCTAATGGAGTGCTGATg gCAGGCCCATTCTGTGCATTGGATGTGAAGGTGCAAAAACGTCTAAAGACTAaag AGAAGAGCATGATGTTAAAACTGCGAGGCGCATATAAGGAAGACTGTATGATCTCGAGCTCTGTGGAAAACCCCAGCGGCACACAGACTATATGCTACTACATCAACCGAGACCTGGAGACTGAGTTTAGTCTCATCCCTCCAAAA GCTGGGGCGGAAGTGGATGGGACAAATCCAAAGACTGCAGACATTCTGTCATCTGTCTCTGTAAAACCTTTACCAGCCAAACAGCAGATTAAACTCTCCATGCCTGTCGGACAG GGTGAAGTGGATCTGCAGCTAAACACAGAGGGCCG CTATGATGAACAGTTGGATGTGCGTCTGGGTTTTGATATTCCAATGGAAGAAAAGAATTTTCTGGTGAAGAGACGAAAAGTCGTGTCACAAGCTCTTCAGAAAGCTCTGAATCTCAGCTCTGCACCTGAACCCAGCAAG GTCCCATTGGTGGCTGTGGTGTGTTCTGGAGGCGGGACCAGAGCAATGACTAGCACATTTGGAGGCCTAAGAGCCCTGCAAAAACTCCAACTTCTTGATGCAGTCAGCTACATCACAGGGGTTTCTGGCTCCACCTG GACTATGGCTTATCTTTATAATGATGCTAACTGGTCAAACAATGACCTAAATGGGGTTATGGAGTCTGTGAAGAAGGAGATCTCTAAAAGTGTGTTCAGTATATTTTCCCCTGAGCAGCTACATCACTACAAAGAGAAGATGGAAGAGAGAGCGAAAGAAGGACACCTTGTATCTCTCGTCGACATGTGGGGTCTGGCTATAGAGTATCTCATCCAGGGGAAG AAAAAATTGGGTACACTATCTgaccagcagatggcactatCAAAGGGCCAGAATCCTCTACCCATCTACCCAGCTCTCAACATGAAGAATGGCAAGACAGGAAGTATCATAGAGACTG AATGGTGCGAGTTCACCCCATATGAGGTCGGATTTACCAAGTATGGTGCCTTCGTACCTGCACAAAACTTTGGGAGTGAATATTACCTCGGCCACATGGTCAAGAAACTCCCTGAACCTGGGATATACACTCAACTGG GGATATGGAGCAGTATTTTCTCTTTCAGTCTGACTCAGCTGTGGAGTATTGTGACTGGAGTGATCCCATCTTGGGCCAGCAAGATTGGAGAAGAAGTGAACCACACAG ACACAGACGACAAGCCAACAACGTCGGACACGCTTCAGGTCAGCCCTATGACTGACTTGGCAAAAAAGCTGAGCAACTTTTTGACCTGCCGCCCCATTATTAGCCAAGTGTTCAACTTCCTGAGAGGCTTCCACCTGCACAGGAATTACTGTGAGAACAGTGACTTCACCGCATGGAAAG ACACACACCCAGATGCCTTCCCGAACTCTCTGACACCATCAGATGCCACACTTGGCCTGGTGGACTCTGCTTTTGTCCTCAAGTCTGGATTCCCTCCTGTGTTACGGTCTAACAGACATGCGGACGTCATTCTGTCCCTGAACTACGCTTGGGACCCAGACCACTTCAAG GCCATTAAGCAAACTCAGGAGTACTGCGCTGATCGCAAGATTCCATTTCCGAAGATCGATTACAAAAAGTTGGAGTCTGAGCCGATTAAGGAAGTTTATGTGTTTGAAGATAAAGACAATCCAGAAGCTCCCATAGTGCTTCACTTTCCCATGGTCAACATCTCATTCAAACAGTTCAAAGCTCCTG GAGTGAAGAGAGAGGGTAAGGCGGAGATGAAGGAAGGAGATTTTGATATTGACTTCAATAGTATGTTCTGTCCATTCGCCACTCACAACCTTACCTACCAGCCGGAAGACTTCCAGAAGCTGTCCAACCTCGCCACCTACAACATTCTGAACAACAAAGACGTCATTTTCAACACGCTGAACAAAGTGCTTAAGAGAAACATGGAGAGAATTCCTGTTACAAAGGCATCAAAATTTTGA